A part of Plasmodium sp. gorilla clade G2 genome assembly, chromosome: 8 genomic DNA contains:
- a CDS encoding surface-associated interspersed protein 1.3 putative translates to MAVKIHSPVSRKKISSTTYPLYFTLFFERLKNYVSDRISNVKNSENYNKLCRHLNYDIDDAQEIFSTYDFLNIPRDAKVASWNRNIENHLEREMRIKSENKCKRIYPFYPRIQRHRRKMLEDYCEERDKRRDEVNASDNYEQKCLEFNEWVITNENAINNSFNNNITDDDRIKGAYTIDNNCTLRKASILFPRIECKNEEEKKEDEPEEETDSDDEYSGEEDEGPKEPDDETDSDDEDPKEPETPNPPPENEGTEIPGFSNLPPYVGFNHLQTESGRFVRDSPRLIFDMFDNFFQLPIFGKSKITSTAEGFSHIFNIRIPPTNVVVPTPKIPPTGNPPMQVTPYLIFIPIGLLILLISIILNLMDKKKEMIAVRKEEKVKVKTVVPSAVYIRIKELEKLREEIKEKQKEKLKKKIQVKKKVEIIEDPYKIKLLERKKWLWKTIIEIHMLILEEQRKAEWEFNKGDFLNICIDEFSRQEKKSDINVITSDLLFGEEKDVETIYMMNKQSDMWYRWVERHEHMLEKWKEEEWFLRLKESWRDEEEEYMKRAYKELLISLRGDKYHMSQRQKIIWRIWIAKHPFRVREFVIDKWFNKLFEELEKEGIISDEAIRNFISLHEEQYDEEQIEEFIKYKKKVLVVILWIKIYMSILEEYIKEEDIESEKLFIDTSFEELKKKKEIEEEVIEDLKKDIYGIDKMKELEKYKGEDWFKQMQQDWIRREYKFVSSYNLGSDDEEEFYEFVKKPTMEIQKDLLKEQWRNIELKWIDEDNDEDWLEDELLKKRKYIKPEDKMKHRIIREDDIYSEELKIYDEIEKRGIYLLNKKVLKWKIIIEIHLEVLYDCKMEQWEKNKEDFLDICIEELVKKQNEDKKKS, encoded by the exons aTGGCTGTTAAAATACATTCTCCAGTAtccagaaaaaaaataagttcTACTACATATCCTTTATATTTTACTCTTTTTTTCGAAAggttaaaaaattatgtttcCGATAGGATTAGTAATGTAAAAAATTCAGAAAATTACAATAAATTATGCAGGCATTTAAACTATGACATCGATGATGCACAAGAAATATTTTCTACATATGATTTCTTAAATATTCCTAGAGATGCTAAAGTAGCATCATGGAATAGAAATATTGAAAATCATTTAGAAAGGGAAATGCGTATAAAGTCagaaaataaatgtaaaagaatatatcctttttatcCAAGAATTCAAAGACACAGACGAAAAATGTTGGAAGATTATTGTGAAGAAAGGGATAAAAGAAGAGATGAAGTTAATGCTTCAGATAATTATGAACAAAAATGTTTAGAATTTAACGAATGGGTAATTACGAATGAGAACGCaattaataattcatttaataataatataactgATGATGATAGAATTAAAGGAGCATATactattgataataattgtaCTTTGAGAAAAGCATCTATTTTATTTCCACGAATAGAGTGTAAAAAtgaggaagaaaaaaaggaagaCGAACCTGAAGAGGAAACAGACTCTGATGATGAATATAGTGGAGAAGAGGATGAAGGCCCAAAAGAACCTGACGACGAAACAGACTCTGATGATGAAGACCCCAAAGAACCTGAAACTCCGAATCCCCCCCCTGAAAATGAGGGTACTGAGATACCTGGATTTTCTAATTTACCTCCATATGTTGGTTTTAACCATTTACAAACAGAATCTGGAAGGTTTGTACGTGATTCTCCTAGGTTAATATTTg ATATGTtcgataatttttttcagtTACCAATATTTGGGAAATCCAAAATTACAAGTACTGCAGAAGGTTTTAgccatatttttaatatacgcATTCCACCTACAAATGTTGTAGTACCAACTCCTAAGATTCCACCTACTGGTAATCCTCCTATGCAAGTAACACCAtatcttatatttattcctATAGGTTTGTTAATCCTTCTAATTTCCATAATCCTGAATTTAATGGATAAA aaaaaagaaatgatagCAGTgagaaaagaagaaaaagttaAAGTGAAAACTGTGGTTCCTTCTGCTGtgtatataagaataaaagaaTTAGAAAAGTTACGTGAAGAAATAAAGGAAAagcaaaaagaaaaattaaaaaaaaaaatacaggttaaaaaaaaagttgaaATTATAGAGGAtccttataaaattaaattattagaaAGAAAGAAATGGTTATGGAAAACTATTATAGAAATACATATGTTAATTTTGGAAGAACAAAGAAAAGCAGAATGGGAATTTAATAAAGgagattttttaaatatatgtattgatGAATTTTCAAGGCAGGAAAAAAAATCagatataaatgtaataacAAGTGATTTGTTATTTGGTGAAGAAAAAGATGTAGaaactatatatatgatgaataaGCAAAGCGATATGTGGTATAGATGGGTTGAACGGCATGAACATATGTTAGAAAAATGGAAAGAAGAAGAATGGTTTTTAAGATTAAAAGAGAGTTGGagagatgaagaagaagagtATATGAAAAGAGCttataaagaattattaattaGTTTAAGAGGTGATAAATATCATATGTCCCAAagacaaaaaattatttggAGAATATGGATTGCAAAACATCCATTTAGAGTTAGAGAATTTGTTATAGATAAATggtttaataaattatttgaagAGCTTGAAAAGGAAGGTATCATATCGGATGAAGCCATAAgaaattttatatctttacaTGAAGAACAATATGATGAAGAACAAATCGAAgaattcataaaatataaaaagaaagtgTTGGTGGTTATATTatggataaaaatatatatgtcaatattggaggaatatataaaggaAGAAGATATAGAGAGTGAAAAGTTATTTATAGATACATCGtttgaagaattaaaaaagaaaaaagaaatagaagAAGAAGTGATAGAAGATttgaaaaaagatatatatggaaTAGATAAAATGAAAGAACTTGAAAAGTATAAAGGAGAGGATTGGTTTAAGCAAATGCAACAAGATTGGATTAGAAGAGAATATAAATTTGTTTCGTCATATAATTTGGGAAGTGACGATGAAGAGGAGTTTTAtgaatttgttaaaaaacCAACAATGGAAATACAGAAAGATTTGTTAAAAGAACAATGGAGAAATATAGAATTAAAATGGATTGATGAAGATAATGATGAAGATTGGTTGGAAGATgaattgttaaaaaaaaggaagtaTATAAAACCTGAAGATAAAATGAAACATAGAATAATTAGAGAGGATGATATATATAGcgaagaattaaaaatttatgatgaaatagaaaaaagaggtatttatttattaaataaaaaggtATTGAAATGGAAAATCATCATTGAAATACATTTGGAGGTATTATACGATTGTAAAATGGAACAGtgggaaaaaaataaagaagactTTTTAGATATATGTATAGAAGAATTagtaaaaaaacaaaatgaagataaaaaaaaatcgtAG